In one Hippocampus zosterae strain Florida chromosome 10, ASM2543408v3, whole genome shotgun sequence genomic region, the following are encoded:
- the prx gene encoding neuroblast differentiation-associated protein AHNAK isoform X2 yields the protein MDPEPSNEQTDQTTVEAAEPPVEIVVETEAEAGASGYSVTGGGERGIFIKDVLKDSPAAKHLSLQQGDQLLSAKVYFDNVRYEDALKILQCAEPYKVSFLVKRTVQGEEVCVRPRLPSVDIKGPKAKMTKMSVKAIKPFKAKKKRGGRFGLKRLKEKRREELVIEGTPPRLEMSDVDVEFCLPRFKPRRSDQVKAEGGAAAKPKRKIRFPRMKIKSHGGKEDSGGLKAKVKVSPAEIPGVKAKAKGKGHKFEISFPKSKDTKSGSVELKKPDVNIPSPSVEFSLPAGKVVDVEMGGESLNSPDVDFALPSFKADTTLLAQKGKVGIKGPKVEVRGDDAKVMKGKVDVETGKGDGKLQMPNLKLPKMRLVGDLDETDDKMKVKAGGEISVPTVEIKGGSSTVLPEAHVNKGGILENVPSVPSVDISFPKVKGTSNMDIKTTIRKPGMDFSVSDVDFNVERIPDEVEGSFKGPEISMPKLDFSLPKIGVSDKDVASAGSEGKFCPPSAEVGVDMSHYIGGDGKFTLPNFNVSQSQKGNLTGPGVEGEFKLPSVDLTLPKGKDVDPEMPDVNISLPKISLPEGGIKLKGTDFKEGKMDFPDIDVSLPKGKLEGGLELEGPDIKGGKFKMPTFDVSLPKVNLPESGVKLKGPELKGGKMEIPDLNVSLPRGKVEGGVEVQGPDVKGGKFKMPTLDVSLPKVNLPEGDVKLKGPELKGRRMEMPDIDVSLPKGKFEGGVEVQGPDVKGGKFKMPTLDVSLPKVNLPEGGVKLKGPELKGRRMEMPDIDVSLPKGKFEGGVEVQGPDVKGGKFKMPTLDVSLPKVNLPEGGVKLKGPELQGVKIEMPDIDVSLPRGMVEGGVEVQGPDVKGGKFKMTTFDISLPKVNLPEGGATLKGPELKGGRMELPDIDVSLPKGKFEGGVEVQGPDVKGGKFKMPTLDVSLPKVNLPEGGVKLKGPELKGGKMEGPDVDVSLPKVEADFDIEAPKVKGGKFKMPTLDVSLPNVTLPEGGVKLKGPELKGGRMEMPDIDVSLPKGKFEGGVEVQGPDVKGGKFKMPTLDVSLPKVNLPEGGVKLKGPELKGRKMEIPNIDVSLSKGKVEGHVDIEGQDLKGGKLKVPTLDVSLPEVKGPNLEGSKLDIPDIDVCLPKGKARGEIGIEGHVDKGGKFHMPSVDIYLPKMKTKGPDIDIQSPDIKVGEVTMPAVDVSLPKIKSPEVDVSLEGPDVKGGKVAIPAMTGLTGEGAGSGSFKHGTVKLPTVDISAPKVDIDFGLPKPKGDDVKVALLKPEGSRPSSGGSFDSPNVSFKVPSFTLPRFGGKSKSGQLEVSGQSSEVNISLGEPSVESGLENKVTSKKVKLKKPFIGIPKMDADASVSCPELDVNVKKGDIDIPQPDTSVDVERKGRFNAPDVTIKLPKFSMPGFASKDGDLGKPSGDLEAKAKAKIPSVELSLSATKSPEKEVLLPNAEVDVLECDIRTYEGGIPKKPAIDVNVPKVDLAVPLPKIKLESSYEREGTKFKIPHVDLSLPKGKVDSMPKGKPLNIETPEVELKMQSVDVSFPKAPDADFHGHGQGDFKTPHATTDLPDATIQRIDISIRKDKSDVHAKGEQTGLKLKMPSLDIACPKGDLELDMRLRKGDTKGLECHGETNSKVKGPKVKGTKFNIGMPKKKTGVSVKSEHEIENIEPGLTSTIQNGHKEGNMNIQMPCVTLPSVSVKSKEDSEESGLPSSCTAIPRIPDIDFDIGTAQDEEDDKLGKKIKIPKFGVPLPSLSSREGRMEIRGPETKYEGPKVKKAVFVLVNPSQRDEVTLNTGDAKVKIPKFQTNTIETSVSTPGMSVCTSQLRSTDDTLKPEAPSSKFHFETDARLHRGFKDEGVAASGKVKLPKVEFTSPYGKKAAGDASLEIATRLGKPSSSGEAPKGLQIKPGNVSFEGFVDESSKDVVTQHSRTQMLHQDSSASPASFTMEFSSSKVQTWSKGDIKGDPQGIEAPPWFKVPKFTLKPHSTGFLQITPEGSPQAQRRGELGGEANMLGSFCQHSSGITTREVSTPGGGGSVTVVTKTTRTKRHSTPAETSAGVSVATTHPPSDL from the exons ATGGACCCGGAACCTTCTAACGAGCAGACA gACCAGACCACGGTGGAAGCCGCGGAGCCTCCGGTGGAGATCGTGGTGGAGACTGAGGCGGAGGCTGGAGCTAGTGGCTATAGCGTGACCGGCGGTGGAGAGCGAGGCATCTTCATCAAAGACGTCCTCAAGGACTCACCAGCTGCCAAACATCTCAGCCTGCAGCAAG GTGATCAGCTGCTGAGCGCCAAGGTCTATTTTGACAATGTGCGTTATGAAGATGCTCTGAAGATCCTCCAGTGCGCTGAGCCCTACAAAGTCAGCTTCCTGGTCAAGAGGACGGTCCAGGGGGAGGAGGTCTGCGTGCGGCCCCGCCTGCCCAGTGTGGACATCAAAGGTCCCAAAGCCAAGATGACCAAAATG AGCGTGAAGGCGATCAAGCCATTCAAGGCCAAGAAGAAGAGAGGCGGTCGCTTTGGTCTGAAGAGGCTCAAGGAGAAACGGCGCGAGGAGCTGGTGATCGAGGGAACGCCACCCCGGCTGGAGATGAGCGATGTGGACGTTGAATTTTGCCTCCCCAGGTTCAAACCCAGGCGGAGCGACCAAGTGAAGGCAGAAGGAGGTGCTGCAGCAAAGCCAAAGAGGAAAATCAG GTTTCCTCGGATGAAGATAAAAAGTCATGGGGGAAAAGAGGACAGCGGAGGACTGAAAGCAAAGGTGAAGGTCTCCCCGGCTGAGATTCCAGGAGTCAAAGCGAAAGCCAAAGGAAAAGGTCACAAGTTTGAAATTAGCTTTCCCAAGAGTAAGGATACCAAGTCTGGATCCGTGGAACTGAAGAAGCCGGATGTCAACATTCCGTCGCCGTCTGTAGAGTTCAGTTTGCCTGCTGGGAAAGTTGTAGATGTGGAAATGGGGGGAGAATCATTAAATTCTCCAGATGTGGATTTTGCCCTCCCCTCATTCAAAGCTGACACAACTTTGCTTGCTCAGAAGGGAAAGGTGGGAATTAAAGGTCCAAAAGTTGAAGTAAGAGGCGATGACGCCAAAGTTATGAAGGGAAAAGTTGATGTTGAAACAGGCAAAGGTGATGGAAAACTGCAAATGCCAAACTTGAAACTCCCCAAAATGAGACTGGTGGGTGATTTGGATGAGACCGATGACAAAATGAAGGTCAAAGCAGGAGGAGAAATCAGTGTTCCAACTGTGGAAATAAAGGGGGGAAGTAGTACTGTTCTCCCTGAAGCACATGTCAACAAAGGAGGGATTTTAGAAAATGTTCCATCTGTGCCTTCGGTCGACATCTCTTTTCCCAAAGTCAAAGGAACATCAAATATGGATATAAAGACAACAATAAGGAAGCCTGGAATGGACTTCTCTGTGTCAGATGTGGACTTCAATGTTGAGAGAATTCCAGATGAGGTGGAGGGCTCTTTTAAAGGACCTGAAATTTCCATGCCAAAACTTGATTTCTCTTTGCCAAAGATAGGAGTGTCTGACAAGGATGTGGCTAGTGCAGGAAGTGAAGGGAAATTCTGTCCTCCTTCAGCTGAGGTTGGAGTAGACATGAGCCATTATATTGGTGGAGATGGGAAGTTCACCCTACCTAATTTTAATGTATCTCAATCACAAAAAGGTAATCTGACAGGACCGGGTGTTGAAGGAGAATTCAAGTTGCCTAGTGTGGACCTGACGCTTCCCAAAGGCAAAGATGTGGACCCCGAGATGCCAGATGTTAACATTTCTTTACCAAAGATCAGTCTTCCAGAGGGTGGTATCAAGCTAAAAGGCACGGACTTCAAGGAGGGGAAAATGGATTTTCCAGACATTGATGTTTCACTTCCCAAAGGAAAACTTGAAGGTGGACTAGAGCTTGAAGGCCCTGATATCAAGGGAGGaaaattcaaaatgccaacatttgaTGTTTCTTTACCTAAAGTCAATCTTCCAGAGAGTGGTGTTAAACTAAAAG GTCCAGAACTCAAGGGAGGGAAAATGGAAATTCCAGACCTCAATGTCTCACTCCCCAGAGGAAAGGTTGAAGGTGGCGTTGAAGTTCAAGGCCCTgatgtcaaaggaggaaagttcaaaatgccaacgtTGGATGTGTCTTTACCAAAAGTCAATCTTCCGGAGGGTGATGTGAAACTCAAAG GTCCAGAGCTCAAGGGAAGGAGGATGGAAATGCCAGACATTGATGTCTCACTTCCCAAAGGAAAATTTGAAGGTGGCGTTGAGGTTCAAGGCCCTgatgtcaaaggaggaaagttcaaaatgccaacgtTGGATGTTTCTTTACCGAAAGTCAATCTTCCAGAAGGTGGTGTGAAACTAAAAG GTCCAGAGCTCAAGGGAAGGAGGATGGAAATGCCAGACATTGATGTCTCACTTCCCAAAGGAAAATTTGAAGGTGGCGTTGAGGTTCAAGGCCCTgatgtcaaaggaggaaagttcaaaatgccaacgtTGGATGTTTCTTTACCGAAAGTCAATCTTCCAGAAGGTGGTGTGAAACTAAAAG GTCCAGAACTCCAGGGAGTGAAGATAGAAATGCCAGACATTGATGTCTCACTTCCCAGAGGAATGGTTGAAGGTGGTGTTGAGGTTCAAGGCCCTgatgtcaaaggaggaaagttcaaaatgaCAACGTTTGACATTTCTTTACCAAAAGTCAATCTTCCAGAGGGTGGTGCCACACTGAAAG GTCCAGAACTCAAGGGAGGGAGGATGGAATTGCCAGACATTGATGTCTCACTTCCCAAAGGAAAATTTGAAG GTGGCGTTGAGGTTCAAGGCCCTgatgtcaaaggaggaaagttcaaaatgccaacgctGGATGTTTCTTTACCAAAAGTCAATCTTCCGGAGGGTGGTGTCAAACTAAAAGGTCCAGAGCTCAAGGGGGGAAAGATGGAAGGACCAGATGTTGATGTCTCACTTCCCAAAGTTGAGGCAGATTTTGATATTGAAGCCCCAaaagtcaaaggaggaaagttcaaaatgccaacgctGGATGTTTCTTTACCAAATGTCACTCTTCCAGAAGGTGGTGTCAAACTAAAAG GTCCAGAGCTCAAGGGAGGGAGGATGGAAATGCCAGACATTGACGTCTCACTTCCCAAAGGAAAATTTGAAGGTGGCGTTGAGGTTCAAGGCCCTgatgtcaaaggaggaaagttcaaaatgccaacgctGGATGTTTCTTTACCAAAAGTCAATCTTCCGGAGGGTGGTGTCAAACTAAAAG GTCCAGAACTCAAGGGACGGAAAATGGAAATTCCAAACATCGATGTCTCACTTTCCAAAGGAAAAGTTGAGGGGCATGTTGACATTGAAGGCCAAGATCTCAAAGGAGGGAAGTTGAAAGTGCCAACATTGGATGTTTCTTTACCAGAAGTAAAAGGTCCAAACCTTGAAGGAAGTAAGCTTGATATTCCAGACATTGATGTGTGTCTTCCCAAAGGAAAAGCAAGGGGAGAAATTGGAATTGAAGGACATGTTGACAAAGGAGGAAAGTTCCATATGCCCTCTGTGGATATTTATCTtcctaaaatgaaaacaaaaggtcCTGACATAGACATTCAAAGTCCTGACATTAAAGTTGGAGAAGTCACCATGCCAGCGGTTGATGTTTCCCTTCCGAAAATTAAATCCCCAGAAGTAGATGTCAGTTTGGAAGGTCCTGATGTAAAAGGCGGGAAAGTTGCCATCCCAGCAATGACTGGACTGACAGGAGAAGGTGCAGGTTCAGGCTCTTTTAAACATGGGACAGTCAAACTTCCAACGGTTGACATTTCAGCTCCGAAGGTGGATATTGACTTTGGCCTCCCTAAACCAAAAGGTGACGATGTGAAAGTGGCGCTTCTGAAACCAGAGGGAAGCAGGCCTTCTTCTGGGGGAAGTTTTGATTCGCCCAATGTTTCTTTCAAAGTCCCTAGTTTTACACTTCCCAGGTTTGGTGGCAAGTCCAAGAGTGGCCAATTGGAGGTGTCGGGACAAAGCTCAgaggtcaacatttctctcgggGAGCCATCCGTGGAGTCGGGTTTGGAGAATAAAGTGACAAGCAAAAAAGTGAAACTCAAAAAGCCCTTCATTGGAATACCCAAAATGGATGCAGATGCGTCTGTGTCTTGTCCTGAATTAGATGTCAATGTTAAAAAGGGGGACATTGACATTCCTCAACCAGATACTAGTGTTGATGTAGAAAGGAAAGGTCGTTTCAATGCACCCGATGTCACGATCAAACTCCCAAAGTTCTCCATGCCAGGATTTGCTTCaaaagatggagatttgggaaAGCCAAGCGGTGACCTTGAAGctaaggccaaggccaagataCCCTCAGTTGAGCTATCACTTTCCGCCACTAAATCACCAGAAAAGGAGGTTCTTCTTCCCAATGCAGAGGTGGATGTATTGGAGTGTGACATCCGAACCTATGAGGGAGGAATTCCCAAAAAGCCTGCTATTGATGTGAATGTGCCCAAAGTAGACCTGGCTGTGCCACTTCCCAAAATAAAACTTGAGTCTAGTTATGAGAGAGAAGGAACAAAATTCAAAATTCCTCATGTGGACTTATCCTTGCCAAAAGGAAAAGTTGACAGCATGCCAAAAGGCAAACCTTTAAATATTGAAACACCAGAAGTTGAACTCAAAATGCAGTCAGTAGACGTGTCCTTTCCCAAAGCACCAGATGCTGACTTCCATGGACATGGACAAGGTGACTTTAAGACACCACATGCAACCACTGACCTCCCAGATGCGACAATCCAAAGGATAGACATATCCATCCGCAAAGACAAAAGTGATGTGCATGCAAAGGGAGAGCAAACGGGTCTGAAACTGAAGATGCCAAGCCTGGATATCGCATGTCCAAAAGGAGACCTGGAGCTGGATATGCGACTTCGGAAAGGAGACACCAAGGGGTTAGAATGTCATGGAGaaaccaacagcaaagtcaaaggGCCCAAAGTCAAGGGAACAAAATTCAATATCGGAATGCCCAAAAAGAAAACTGGTGTTAGTGTAAAATCTGAGCATGAAATTGAAAATATTGAACCTGGTCTGACATCCACAATTCAGAACGGACACAAAGAGGGAAATATGAACATCCAAATGCCATGCGTTACGTTACCAAGTGTAAGTGTGAAAAGCAAAGAAGACTCAGAAGAAAGTGGCCTCCCGTCATCATGTACTGCAATCCCCAGGATTCCGGACATAGACTTTGATATCGGTACAGCACAAGATGAAGAAGACGACAAATTAGGCAAGAAgataaaaatccccaaatttggTGTCCCACTCCCGTCCCTGTCCTCCCGGGAAGGAAGAATGGAGATCCGAGGACCGGAGACCAAATATGAAGGCCCCAAAGTgaagaaagcagtttttgtTTTAGTAAATCCATCCCAAAGAGATGAGGTGACTTTAAATACAGGTGACGCCAAGGTGAAGATtcccaaatttcaaacaaaCACCATAGAAACATCTGTTAGCACACCTGGAATGTCAGTGTGCACCAGCCAACTAAGGTCAACTGACGACACACTCAAGCCAGAAGCTCCAAGTTCAAAGTTCCACTTTGAAACAGATGCACGACTTCACAGGGGCTTCAAAGATGAAGGAGTGGCAGCTAGTGGAAAAGTCAAACTTCCAAAGGTGGAATTCACTTCTCCTTATGGAAAGAAAGCTGCAGGTGACGCCAGCTTGGAAATCGCAACCAGACTGGGCAAACCTTCATCATCAGGGGAAGCTCCTAAAGGGCTCCAGATAAAACCAGGCAATGTTTCATTTGAAGGTTTTGTTGATGAGTCCTCAAAGGACGTCGTCACACAACACTCCAGAACACAAATGCTGCATCAGGACAGCTCGGCATCTCCAGCTTCTTTTACCATGGAATTCAGCTCATCAAAAGTCCAAACCTGGAGCAAAGGAGACATCAAAGGAGACCCCCAGGGGATAGAGGCCCCCC